In Nakamurella alba, a single genomic region encodes these proteins:
- a CDS encoding dynamin family protein, translating into MCTALLPQVSGPVAAGVREVLARLDTPLQLAVAGRIKSGKSTLVNSIIGRRVAPTDVGECTRLVTRFQYGTVDRIEVVLKDGNRTTIPFAPDGGVPAELGLDIDTVSHLEAYLTSALLADITVIDTPGLGSLDAASVSRTDALLGTPGAAPAGGESEDGTTEMDPVSRFAVAGAEAVIYVFTQSVRADDTAVLTSFTAATASREAGPVNALAVLNKADTVPPESVAGAEGSVARAARLLAAEQAAVLRPRVADVLPLIGLLAETAETGAFTAGDAEALRALAGVDPGMFSAMTMAADLFTMMDAPVDPATRIRLLQLLDLYGIGQAVAIIREDPAISAGELRRRLLDASGLAELRRRLGEVFRSRADGIKASAALASLASLAAASTDWAERQRIHDAIEVLLQRPEAHQLRLMEALTLVTSRSVAMPDDLATEILTLGGSTRPDEQLGLAGADQATLQQAALDRAGWWRSYASFGATPAQSRVAHVVHRAYFLLWQELKGDVPAAAPGTLGRPPRPAGEDWRS; encoded by the coding sequence ATGTGCACCGCGCTGCTGCCGCAGGTCTCCGGACCGGTCGCCGCCGGTGTCCGCGAGGTGCTCGCCCGGCTGGACACCCCGCTGCAGCTGGCCGTCGCCGGCCGCATCAAGTCCGGCAAGTCCACCCTGGTCAACTCGATCATCGGCCGCCGCGTGGCGCCCACCGACGTCGGTGAGTGCACCCGGCTGGTGACCCGCTTCCAGTACGGGACCGTCGACCGCATCGAGGTCGTGCTCAAGGACGGCAACCGCACCACGATCCCGTTCGCGCCCGACGGCGGGGTGCCCGCCGAGCTGGGCCTGGACATCGACACGGTGTCCCACCTCGAGGCCTACCTGACCTCGGCCCTGCTGGCCGACATCACGGTCATCGACACCCCCGGGCTGGGATCGCTGGACGCGGCGTCGGTCTCGCGCACCGATGCGCTGCTCGGCACCCCGGGTGCCGCGCCGGCCGGCGGCGAGTCGGAGGACGGCACCACCGAGATGGACCCGGTCTCCCGGTTCGCCGTGGCCGGCGCCGAGGCGGTCATCTACGTGTTCACCCAGTCGGTGCGGGCCGACGACACCGCGGTGCTCACCTCCTTCACCGCGGCCACCGCGTCCCGTGAGGCCGGCCCGGTCAACGCGCTCGCGGTGCTGAACAAGGCCGACACGGTGCCGCCGGAATCGGTGGCCGGTGCCGAGGGTTCGGTGGCCCGTGCCGCCCGGTTGCTCGCCGCCGAGCAGGCCGCCGTGCTGCGGCCGCGGGTGGCCGACGTGCTGCCGCTGATCGGGCTGCTGGCCGAGACCGCCGAGACCGGCGCCTTCACCGCCGGCGACGCCGAGGCGCTGCGCGCGCTGGCCGGCGTCGACCCGGGCATGTTCTCGGCGATGACGATGGCCGCCGACCTGTTCACCATGATGGACGCGCCGGTGGACCCGGCCACCCGGATCCGGCTGCTGCAACTGCTCGACCTGTACGGGATCGGGCAGGCCGTGGCGATCATCCGGGAGGACCCGGCGATCTCGGCGGGCGAGCTGCGGCGCCGGCTGCTGGACGCCTCCGGTCTGGCCGAGCTGCGCCGCCGGCTGGGCGAGGTGTTCCGGTCCCGGGCCGACGGGATCAAGGCCAGCGCGGCCCTGGCGTCGTTGGCCTCGCTGGCCGCCGCGTCCACCGACTGGGCCGAGCGGCAGCGGATCCATGACGCCATCGAGGTGCTGTTGCAACGCCCGGAGGCACACCAGCTGAGGCTGATGGAGGCGCTCACCCTGGTGACCAGCCGGTCGGTAGCGATGCCGGACGACCTGGCCACCGAGATCCTCACCCTCGGCGGGTCGACCCGGCCCGACGAGCAGCTGGGACTGGCCGGTGCCGACCAGGCGACGCTGCAGCAGGCGGCGCTGGACCGGGCCGGGTGGTGGCGGTCCTACGCCTCGTTCGGTGCGACCCCGGCGCAGAGCCGGGTGGCGCACGTGGTGCACCGCGCGTACTTCCTGCTCTGGCAGGAACTCAAGGGTGACGTCCCGGCGGCCGCGCCGGGCACCCTCGGCAGGCCGCCCCGACCGGCCGGTGAGGATTGGCGATCATGA
- the grpE gene encoding nucleotide exchange factor GrpE produces MSWLSGFRRGEHEREPVDDIPPPEPIAPPEPLAPRRHLADDFRDAAATEYTPEPLKPRHHLADSFREGAATADPERKTLADRFREGAASADDHEAGRLRALAESAGAKGRSVGEAGADRLKALAGSFQDGFVEAGSDEETAPGDGAVEAVTDPAAAERRVLIDLLIYAWDRAKSPGVWERLSAGLESVGVQVIRPDGEKFDPAHHEAGGIERTDDPARHDVVAETELAGFVDRGTVIREPVVVVYRLADPVP; encoded by the coding sequence ATGAGCTGGCTGTCCGGATTCCGGCGGGGCGAGCACGAACGGGAGCCGGTCGATGACATCCCGCCGCCGGAACCGATCGCACCGCCGGAGCCGCTGGCCCCGCGCCGGCACCTGGCCGACGACTTCCGGGACGCCGCGGCCACCGAGTACACCCCGGAGCCGCTGAAACCCCGCCACCACCTTGCGGACTCGTTCCGGGAGGGCGCGGCGACCGCCGATCCGGAGCGGAAGACACTGGCCGACCGGTTCCGCGAAGGCGCTGCGTCGGCCGACGACCACGAGGCGGGACGGTTGCGTGCGCTCGCCGAGTCCGCCGGTGCCAAGGGCCGGTCCGTGGGCGAGGCCGGCGCCGACCGGCTCAAGGCGCTGGCCGGGTCGTTCCAGGACGGTTTCGTCGAGGCGGGATCCGACGAGGAGACCGCACCGGGGGACGGAGCGGTGGAGGCCGTCACGGATCCCGCCGCAGCCGAGCGCCGGGTGCTGATCGACCTGCTCATCTACGCCTGGGACCGGGCGAAGAGCCCCGGCGTGTGGGAGCGCTTGTCCGCGGGGCTGGAGTCCGTCGGGGTGCAGGTGATCCGGCCGGACGGGGAGAAGTTCGACCCTGCCCACCACGAGGCCGGCGGGATCGAGCGGACCGACGACCCGGCCAGGCACGACGTCGTCGCCGAGACCGAGCTGGCCGGGTTCGTCGACCGCGGCACCGTCATCCGGGAGCCGGTCGTGGTCGTCTACCGGCTCGCCGACCCGGTGCCCTGA
- a CDS encoding CGNR zinc finger domain-containing protein has product MQFNPYGRDPVLLAVDLANDPPTDTTALADRCAGAGLVLECAVTPADLTALASFFDRWSAVVDAAAPITRAELLNGLLTEYSAPPQLTDHAGTGWHLHFRADGLPVHRQVAALVAVGTALHLTGLGMGRLGRCAAVDCTRVYADVSRNGRQRYCSPGCGNRAAVQRHRSRISGSGAVQGTGSASR; this is encoded by the coding sequence GTGCAGTTCAACCCTTACGGGCGGGATCCGGTGCTGCTGGCCGTCGATCTGGCCAATGACCCGCCGACCGACACCACCGCACTCGCCGATCGCTGTGCCGGGGCGGGTCTGGTGCTGGAGTGCGCTGTCACCCCGGCCGACCTGACCGCCCTTGCCTCGTTCTTCGACCGATGGTCGGCGGTGGTGGACGCCGCGGCGCCGATCACCCGGGCCGAGCTGCTCAACGGCCTGCTCACCGAGTATTCGGCCCCGCCGCAGCTCACCGACCACGCGGGAACCGGCTGGCACCTGCACTTCCGGGCGGACGGCCTGCCGGTGCACCGCCAGGTCGCGGCGCTGGTCGCGGTGGGCACCGCCCTGCACCTGACCGGGCTGGGCATGGGAAGGCTCGGCCGGTGCGCGGCGGTCGACTGCACGCGCGTGTACGCGGACGTCTCACGCAACGGCCGGCAGCGGTACTGCAGTCCCGGCTGCGGCAACCGGGCGGCCGTTCAGCGCCACCGGTCCCGGATCTCCGGGTCAGGGGCGGTTCAGGGCACCGGGTCGGCGAGCCGGTAG
- a CDS encoding dynamin family protein gives MTPRDPFATVQALGITAPRAGARPVQPPLPQAVKQWRDASVTWLRVDDPEAAGVLAARQPSTTAPRMVVVGETNRGKSSLVNALLGTPGLSPVDAGVATCSYLTFVHSDQPYAVARFGGGMADITFPVTDLRNWATVDGEPDLDVPPPRMIEIGLPSEMARAVTVVDTPGVGGLVAAHAELAAEAAAEATALLFVVDASAPFTSGELGFLNMVADRVDSVHFAVTKTDAYRGWREIVDADRQLLARHAPRFTDALFHPVSSRLADAAAGQADPKIAGMILEQSGVPALRNVLTGEVAAAAAMLSEANTIRSSITVIAGAVTKLDLSRKALTAGAAQAESLKSRREELLGQRKSGGRSWQVNLRSEIQRARVDLTHETAREVREAGQMFRGSIDTADNAELKNMPYHIDAYAKAMTHRAHARLIDAMGRITRNVLAELFTQDELTVLISQLATRPYEAVQSRGPEKQRNLDESIMTLSGAGMGFSLSHIVVSLPFMALPAAFGIALAPISVVVGGAAALFLLKSRKRMAERQHLKQWLMEVLGESKAQIDQGIAEQFVDADQQLTLALDDALSRQVAALDAEIKEVDGALKLDASERAGRLRSIDERKGAGTTLISGGEALLQRIRSTRFGAAPVNPAAPGIPAGFRPAALPTVPGATAAPPVVPVPQAAPAGPPRPGAGAATLSFGALLRKNGAAPGGPPAAPAPAGPPAAAAAPVPAGPPAAAAAPVPPVPAPVPAAAAPAHPAAPPAAGPAGSAQVAAGPFVPVPATPPPASSPIAPPGPQGLRPIRVPAGLPAVIAGARPAPAPGVPVSPGPAAAPGGPDVSETQAGAAAPGVAAPTPAVFRPVLPQGLVRLRERAQQVAAEQAATQQPAPGAPAAPAASGPPPSPQPAFMSPATALSPASAAHPATAPASPAAPPSATAPQPAMAPQLATAPVPQSGAAGAPAPPPAPQRPAGGAPFIRPPANQPPRGVSFAGISAIARAAGVRPAGASATSPVPDVGPHPPNASPAAVPAAPPIAPAAPTPPAAPTGTIALAATAPAIAAAPATLDAVTPAPRGRHHAPDPDHDPAPGGQPDGTGSSPEVSATAEGDSSGPHTN, from the coding sequence ATGACGCCCAGGGACCCGTTCGCCACCGTCCAGGCGCTGGGCATCACCGCCCCGCGCGCCGGTGCGCGTCCGGTGCAGCCACCGTTGCCGCAGGCGGTGAAGCAATGGCGTGACGCCTCGGTGACCTGGTTGCGGGTGGACGACCCGGAGGCCGCCGGGGTGCTGGCCGCCCGGCAGCCCTCGACCACCGCGCCCCGGATGGTCGTCGTCGGCGAGACCAACCGCGGCAAGTCGTCGTTGGTCAACGCGCTGCTCGGCACCCCGGGCCTGTCGCCGGTCGACGCCGGCGTCGCCACCTGCAGCTATCTCACCTTCGTGCACTCCGACCAGCCGTACGCGGTCGCCCGGTTCGGCGGCGGCATGGCCGACATCACCTTCCCCGTCACCGATCTCCGCAACTGGGCGACGGTGGACGGCGAACCGGACCTGGACGTCCCGCCGCCCCGGATGATCGAGATCGGACTGCCGTCCGAGATGGCCCGCGCGGTCACCGTTGTCGACACCCCGGGTGTCGGCGGGTTGGTCGCGGCGCACGCCGAACTCGCCGCCGAGGCGGCGGCCGAGGCGACCGCGCTGCTCTTCGTGGTCGACGCGTCCGCGCCGTTCACCAGCGGTGAGCTCGGCTTCCTGAACATGGTCGCCGACCGCGTGGACAGCGTGCACTTCGCCGTCACCAAGACCGACGCGTACCGCGGCTGGCGCGAGATCGTCGATGCCGACCGGCAGTTGCTGGCCCGGCACGCCCCGCGTTTCACCGATGCGCTGTTCCACCCGGTGTCCAGCCGTTTGGCCGATGCCGCCGCCGGCCAGGCCGACCCGAAGATCGCCGGCATGATCCTGGAGCAGTCCGGCGTGCCGGCGCTGCGCAACGTGCTCACCGGCGAGGTCGCGGCCGCCGCGGCGATGCTCTCCGAGGCGAACACCATCCGCAGCAGCATCACGGTGATCGCGGGTGCGGTCACCAAGCTCGACCTGTCCCGCAAGGCGCTGACCGCCGGTGCGGCACAGGCGGAGTCGCTGAAGTCCAGGCGGGAGGAGCTGCTGGGGCAGCGGAAGTCGGGCGGCCGCAGCTGGCAGGTCAACCTGCGCTCCGAGATCCAGCGCGCCCGTGTCGATCTCACCCACGAGACCGCCCGCGAGGTGCGTGAGGCCGGGCAGATGTTCCGCGGGTCGATCGACACCGCGGACAACGCCGAGCTGAAGAACATGCCGTACCACATCGACGCCTACGCGAAGGCGATGACGCATCGGGCGCACGCCCGGCTGATCGACGCGATGGGGCGGATCACCCGGAACGTGCTGGCCGAGCTGTTCACCCAGGACGAGCTGACGGTGCTCATCTCGCAGTTGGCGACCCGGCCGTACGAGGCGGTGCAGTCCCGCGGGCCGGAGAAGCAGCGCAACCTGGACGAGTCGATCATGACGCTGTCCGGTGCGGGCATGGGGTTCTCGCTCTCGCACATCGTGGTCAGCCTGCCGTTCATGGCGCTCCCGGCCGCCTTCGGCATCGCGCTCGCGCCGATCTCGGTGGTGGTGGGCGGCGCGGCCGCGCTGTTCCTTCTCAAGTCGCGCAAGCGGATGGCCGAGCGCCAGCACCTCAAGCAGTGGCTGATGGAGGTGCTGGGCGAGTCGAAGGCGCAGATCGACCAGGGCATCGCCGAGCAGTTCGTGGATGCCGACCAGCAGCTGACACTGGCGCTGGACGACGCACTCTCGCGCCAGGTCGCGGCGCTGGACGCGGAGATCAAGGAGGTGGACGGAGCGCTGAAGCTGGACGCGAGCGAGCGGGCCGGCCGACTCCGGTCCATCGACGAACGCAAAGGTGCCGGCACCACGCTGATCTCGGGTGGGGAGGCGCTGCTGCAGCGGATCCGGTCGACGAGATTCGGTGCGGCACCGGTGAATCCGGCCGCGCCCGGGATCCCGGCCGGGTTCCGCCCGGCTGCGCTGCCGACCGTTCCCGGTGCCACTGCCGCCCCGCCGGTCGTGCCGGTTCCGCAGGCTGCACCCGCCGGTCCGCCACGGCCGGGTGCCGGGGCGGCAACCCTGTCCTTCGGTGCACTGCTGCGTAAGAACGGTGCCGCTCCGGGCGGCCCCCCTGCTGCTCCCGCGCCGGCCGGGCCACCCGCTGCTGCCGCGGCCCCCGTGCCGGCCGGCCCTCCCGCTGCTGCCGCGGCCCCCGTTCCTCCCGTGCCGGCCCCGGTTCCGGCGGCCGCGGCGCCCGCACATCCTGCAGCGCCCCCGGCCGCGGGTCCTGCGGGCTCGGCGCAGGTGGCCGCCGGCCCGTTCGTCCCGGTACCGGCGACACCACCTCCTGCCTCCTCACCGATCGCTCCGCCCGGACCGCAGGGACTGCGGCCGATCCGGGTCCCGGCCGGACTGCCGGCGGTGATCGCCGGTGCCCGCCCGGCACCGGCACCCGGGGTGCCGGTGAGCCCCGGGCCGGCCGCCGCGCCCGGTGGTCCGGACGTGTCGGAGACCCAGGCGGGAGCCGCCGCGCCGGGAGTTGCCGCGCCCACACCGGCCGTGTTCCGGCCGGTGCTGCCGCAGGGCCTGGTCCGGCTCCGCGAACGGGCCCAGCAGGTTGCCGCGGAGCAGGCGGCCACGCAGCAGCCCGCTCCGGGCGCGCCCGCCGCCCCCGCTGCGTCGGGGCCGCCGCCGTCCCCGCAACCCGCGTTCATGTCGCCGGCAACGGCACTGTCGCCGGCATCGGCAGCGCACCCTGCAACGGCACCGGCATCGCCGGCAGCACCGCCGTCGGCAACGGCACCGCAACCCGCAATGGCACCGCAGCTCGCAACGGCACCGGTCCCGCAATCGGGAGCGGCAGGAGCGCCGGCCCCGCCGCCGGCTCCTCAGCGCCCGGCCGGTGGCGCACCGTTCATCCGGCCGCCGGCGAACCAGCCGCCGCGCGGGGTGTCCTTCGCCGGGATCTCGGCGATCGCCCGGGCGGCGGGTGTCCGCCCGGCCGGCGCGTCGGCCACCTCGCCCGTGCCCGATGTCGGACCGCACCCCCCGAACGCCTCTCCGGCCGCGGTCCCGGCTGCGCCGCCCATTGCGCCCGCTGCGCCCACTCCGCCCGCTGCGCCCACTGGGACCATTGCCTTGGCTGCCACCGCGCCGGCGATCGCGGCAGCTCCGGCGACCCTCGACGCGGTCACACCCGCTCCGCGGGGACGCCATCACGCGCCGGATCCGGACCATGACCCGGCGCCGGGCGGCCAACCGGACGGCACCGGATCATCGCCGGAGGTATCTGCGACCGCGGAAGGGGACTCCTCGGGCCCGCACACGAACTGA
- a CDS encoding DUF6802 family protein: MFTDGDISQDDADDQVHTGFVADDPIDDGTDHTGVDLSTADSEGLGGSPDTSSPEAEDPAGTTADPSDPWPHPGYNEEGELESTDPGTEDPVTPEGGADPATGDDLVMVGADGSEVSLGEPNVTFAGEYDAVAVEAEDGSVEVYADADHNGTVDVAISIQPDGSFGIWVSDGAGGWDLQATGVVDSSGEAQIDDTVDTGFADTPPSAIAGDAAGTTDPVGTTDPAGAAGTDEPTAAQEYPGVVPGDLAVADGDEYIDAGPPTEDMDGDGVPETAVVQSDDRIIQISDIDGDGRADEMLQVDTTTNEAVILTDDGSGTWTVAAQGTIGEDGDFVPADGTTGTVQEAGTSDPADSPEIVFTDASGEQTDLGVPDQDLDGDGVPESVLAQAEDGSYLIVSDVDADGGPDQIIQIDPDSGDATWAVPDGDGGWEVVATGHLESDGNLVMDAEPQSAVQPAGHTTEQSQGSVMVSSSGGQFFDAGEATLDADGDGVADTVQVPGPNDSTLFYQDSDGDGVADKAWTTDSSGEVTATYVLDAQGSWTPGSGIGAGSQS, encoded by the coding sequence ATGTTCACCGATGGTGACATCTCGCAGGACGACGCGGACGACCAGGTCCACACCGGTTTCGTCGCCGACGACCCGATCGACGACGGCACCGATCACACCGGTGTCGATCTCTCCACCGCCGACTCCGAAGGCCTGGGTGGCAGCCCCGACACGTCGAGCCCGGAAGCGGAGGACCCGGCAGGCACCACGGCCGACCCCTCCGATCCCTGGCCGCACCCCGGCTACAACGAGGAGGGCGAGCTCGAGTCCACCGACCCGGGCACCGAGGACCCGGTCACCCCGGAGGGGGGTGCGGACCCGGCCACCGGCGACGACCTGGTGATGGTGGGTGCGGACGGCAGCGAGGTCTCCCTCGGCGAGCCCAACGTCACCTTCGCCGGCGAGTACGACGCGGTGGCGGTCGAGGCCGAGGACGGCAGCGTCGAGGTGTACGCGGACGCCGACCACAACGGCACCGTCGACGTCGCCATCAGCATCCAGCCGGACGGTTCCTTCGGCATCTGGGTCTCCGACGGTGCGGGCGGCTGGGACCTGCAGGCCACCGGTGTCGTCGACTCCTCGGGCGAGGCGCAGATCGACGACACCGTCGACACCGGGTTCGCGGACACTCCGCCGTCGGCGATCGCCGGCGACGCTGCCGGCACCACCGATCCGGTCGGCACCACCGATCCGGCCGGGGCCGCCGGCACCGACGAGCCGACCGCGGCACAGGAGTACCCCGGAGTGGTGCCCGGTGACCTCGCCGTCGCCGACGGCGACGAGTACATCGACGCCGGCCCGCCGACCGAGGACATGGACGGCGACGGGGTCCCGGAGACCGCCGTGGTGCAGTCCGACGACCGGATCATCCAGATCTCCGACATCGACGGCGACGGCCGCGCCGACGAGATGCTGCAGGTGGACACCACCACCAACGAGGCCGTCATCCTCACCGACGACGGCTCCGGCACCTGGACCGTCGCGGCGCAGGGCACCATCGGCGAGGACGGCGACTTCGTCCCGGCCGACGGAACCACCGGGACCGTGCAGGAGGCCGGCACCTCCGACCCGGCGGACTCCCCGGAGATCGTCTTCACCGACGCATCCGGCGAGCAGACCGATCTCGGCGTCCCGGACCAGGATCTTGACGGCGACGGTGTCCCCGAGTCGGTGCTGGCCCAGGCCGAGGACGGCAGCTACCTCATCGTGTCCGACGTGGACGCCGACGGCGGACCGGACCAGATCATCCAGATCGACCCGGACTCCGGCGACGCCACCTGGGCCGTCCCGGACGGCGACGGCGGCTGGGAGGTCGTGGCCACCGGACACCTGGAGAGCGACGGCAACCTGGTGATGGACGCAGAACCGCAGTCGGCCGTCCAGCCGGCGGGCCACACCACCGAGCAGTCCCAGGGCTCGGTGATGGTGTCCTCGTCCGGCGGCCAGTTCTTCGATGCAGGGGAGGCCACCCTGGATGCGGACGGCGACGGGGTCGCGGACACCGTGCAGGTACCCGGCCCGAACGACTCGACGTTGTTCTACCAGGACTCGGACGGCGACGGGGTGGCCGACAAGGCCTGGACCACCGACTCCTCCGGCGAGGTCACTGCGACCTATGTCCTGGATGCGCAGGGCAGCTGGACCCCGGGCAGCGGCATCGGTGCCGGGTCGCAGTCGTGA
- a CDS encoding DUF6802 family protein has protein sequence MHFDEYNDDVQTGEDISVTTQSGTVDLGPATYDSDGDGMADSVVVGEGDITYVVTDHDGDGQADEMTAYDQDGNQIDPQTGEPVETGSGSIGTGSTGTGGTTEPGEDPIEDPNTGYGTASGDDEGITVLADDGSQVAVGDPTADLDGDGQADTAVVQNDDGSVVGYTDVDGDGQADQITQIDAEGNVLIAVTDGNGGWEVAASGHLDEDGNLVQDENTGGTEAGYGNESGTGYGSEGGAGTESGYGTGTESGTGYGSEGGAGTESGYGTGTESGTGYGSEGGTGTESGTGTESGYGTEGGAGGDITVTNDGQEYDLGAPTADMTGDGTPDTVVSQAEDGTIVGYTDVDGDGEADQITAISPDGSVVIGVPDGQGGWEQAATGYLDEDGNFVESRPTGAGAPAGAGAASGSGAYGTSEETGTGSYGG, from the coding sequence ATGCATTTCGACGAGTACAACGACGACGTCCAGACCGGCGAGGACATCTCGGTCACCACGCAGAGCGGCACGGTCGACCTCGGCCCCGCCACGTACGACTCCGACGGTGACGGCATGGCCGACTCGGTCGTCGTCGGCGAGGGCGACATCACCTACGTGGTCACCGATCACGACGGCGACGGCCAGGCCGACGAGATGACCGCCTACGACCAGGACGGCAACCAGATCGACCCGCAGACCGGCGAGCCGGTCGAGACCGGCTCCGGCAGCATCGGCACCGGCAGCACCGGTACCGGCGGCACCACGGAACCGGGTGAGGATCCCATCGAGGACCCGAACACCGGCTACGGCACCGCTTCCGGCGACGACGAGGGCATCACCGTGCTGGCCGACGACGGCTCGCAGGTGGCGGTCGGCGATCCCACCGCCGACCTCGACGGCGACGGCCAGGCCGACACCGCGGTCGTGCAGAACGACGACGGTTCGGTCGTCGGCTACACCGATGTGGACGGCGACGGCCAGGCCGACCAGATCACCCAGATCGACGCCGAGGGCAACGTGCTCATCGCGGTCACCGACGGCAACGGCGGCTGGGAGGTCGCGGCGTCCGGGCACCTGGACGAGGACGGCAACCTGGTGCAGGACGAGAACACCGGCGGCACCGAGGCCGGCTACGGCAACGAGAGCGGCACCGGCTACGGGTCCGAGGGCGGCGCGGGCACGGAGAGCGGCTACGGCACGGGCACCGAGAGCGGCACCGGCTACGGGTCCGAGGGCGGCGCGGGCACGGAGAGCGGCTACGGCACGGGCACCGAGAGCGGCACCGGCTACGGGTCCGAGGGCGGCACGGGCACGGAGAGCGGCACGGGTACCGAGAGCGGCTACGGCACCGAGGGTGGCGCCGGCGGCGACATCACCGTCACCAACGACGGCCAGGAGTACGACCTGGGCGCCCCGACCGCCGACATGACCGGCGACGGCACCCCGGACACCGTGGTCAGCCAGGCCGAGGACGGCACCATCGTCGGCTACACCGATGTCGACGGTGACGGCGAGGCCGACCAGATCACCGCCATCTCGCCCGACGGATCCGTCGTGATCGGCGTGCCGGACGGCCAGGGCGGCTGGGAGCAGGCGGCCACCGGCTACCTCGACGAGGACGGCAACTTCGTGGAGAGCCGGCCGACCGGTGCGGGTGCGCCGGCCGGTGCGGGTGCGGCCTCCGGCTCGGGTGCCTACGGCACCTCCGAGGAGACCGGCACCGGCAGCTACGGCGGCTGA
- a CDS encoding class I SAM-dependent methyltransferase: MTAVDDVEGRVFGTLLGALEASSVTLGHRLGLWLAVDGAGGPVTAAALASAAGIHPRYAREWLEAMGSAGYLVVADGSGDPAFSLAPGVREVLVDPDSGHNLMPMLRQSAAAAAALRPLEAAYRAGGGVGWAEFDIDMRDAQGDVNQLPLRTALAGWIREHLPTTAEKLSAGGRAADVGCGFGWATVGLAEGFPEATITAFDPDEYSASRAAENITEAGVAGRATVVTGPIEPDGPPFDLVVMAEMLHDVPDPVGVLAAAGARLAPGGVVLVADMKVADDYAAPGDEIDRLWYGFSLLVCLPDSMTARPSAATGTVFRAPLLRDYARRAGLDAVTVPVAHDFWTFHALTPAGR, encoded by the coding sequence ATGACTGCCGTGGACGATGTCGAGGGCCGGGTGTTCGGGACGTTGCTGGGGGCGCTGGAGGCGTCATCGGTGACCCTCGGGCACCGATTGGGACTGTGGCTCGCCGTCGACGGGGCCGGCGGTCCGGTCACCGCGGCGGCGCTGGCCTCGGCCGCCGGGATCCATCCCCGTTACGCCCGGGAGTGGCTGGAGGCCATGGGATCCGCGGGCTACCTGGTGGTGGCCGACGGCAGCGGTGATCCCGCGTTCTCGCTTGCGCCCGGTGTCCGCGAGGTGCTGGTCGACCCGGATTCCGGGCACAACCTGATGCCGATGCTGCGCCAGTCCGCTGCCGCGGCGGCCGCGCTGCGCCCGCTCGAGGCGGCCTACCGCGCCGGCGGGGGAGTGGGCTGGGCCGAGTTCGACATCGACATGCGTGACGCACAGGGCGATGTCAACCAGCTGCCACTGCGCACCGCGCTGGCCGGCTGGATCCGGGAGCATCTCCCGACCACCGCGGAGAAACTGTCCGCCGGGGGTCGGGCCGCCGACGTCGGGTGTGGATTCGGTTGGGCGACAGTCGGTCTGGCAGAAGGGTTCCCGGAAGCGACGATCACCGCCTTCGATCCCGACGAGTACTCGGCGTCCCGCGCGGCGGAGAACATCACGGAGGCCGGTGTGGCCGGCCGGGCGACGGTGGTGACCGGCCCGATCGAGCCCGACGGGCCGCCGTTCGACCTCGTCGTGATGGCCGAGATGCTGCACGACGTACCGGATCCGGTCGGTGTGCTGGCCGCTGCCGGTGCCCGGCTCGCCCCCGGCGGCGTCGTCCTGGTCGCCGACATGAAGGTGGCCGACGACTACGCCGCGCCCGGCGACGAGATCGACCGGCTCTGGTACGGGTTCAGCCTGCTGGTGTGCCTGCCCGACTCGATGACCGCCCGGCCCAGCGCCGCCACCGGCACGGTCTTCCGGGCCCCCCTGCTGCGGGACTACGCCCGCCGGGCCGGTCTGGACGCGGTGACGGTGCCGGTGGCACATGACTTCTGGACCTTCCACGCCCTCACCCCCGCCGGCCGGTGA